Proteins co-encoded in one Setaria viridis chromosome 9, Setaria_viridis_v4.0, whole genome shotgun sequence genomic window:
- the LOC117836683 gene encoding caffeoylshikimate esterase, with protein MSSSNGGRRDDGGEDDVLDHEYQEEYVRNSRGMSLFACRWLPGKRRNKQQGPKALVFLCHGYAVECGVTMRGTGERLARAGYAVYGLDYEGHGRSDGLQGYVPDFKALVQDCDDHFTSVVRSHGATVRHRFLLGESMGGAVALLLHRARPDFWTGAVLVAPMCKIADDMRPHPVVVNILRAMTSIIPTWKIVPTNDVIDAAYRTQEKRDEIRGNPYCYKDKPRLKTAFELLKVSLDVEANLLHQVSLPFLIVHGGADKVTDPSVSELLYRSAASQDKTLKLYPGMWHALTSGESPNNIRTVFQDIIAWLDHRSYRTTSSMEEVELKARHDDQHHQQHGNK; from the exons ATGAGCAGCAgcaacggcggccggcgagatgatggcggcgaggacgacgtcCTGGACCACGAGTACCAAGAG GAGTACGTGAGGAACTCGCGGGGGATGAGCCTCTTCGCCTGCAGATGGCTGCCTGGGAAGAGGAGGAATAAGCAGCAGGGTCCCAAGGCGCTCGTTTTCCTCTGCCATGGCTACGCCGTTGAGTGCGGCGTGACGATGCGCGGCACCGGCGAGCGCCTGGCCCGTGCCGGGTACGCCGTGTACGGCCTCGACTACGAGGGCCACGGCCGCTCCGACGGCCTGCAGGGCTACGTCCCAGACTTCAAGGCCCTCGTCCAGGACTGCGACGACCACTTCACCTCCGTCGTCCGCTCCCACGGCGCCACCGTCAGGCACCGCTTCCTGCTCGGCGAGTCCATGGGCGGCGCCgtcgctctcctcctccaccgcgcgcGCCCCGACTTCTGGACGGGCGCCGTGCTCGTGGCGCCCATGTGCAAGATCGCCGACGACATGCGGCCTCACCCCGTGGTCGTCAACATCCTCAGGGCCATGACCTCCATCATACCCACCTGGAAGATCGTGCCCACCAACGACGTCATCGACGCCGCATACAGGACGCAGGAGAAGAGGGACGAGATCAGGGGCAACCCCTACTGCTACAAGGACAAGCCGCGCCTCAAGACCGCATTCGAGCTGCTCAAGGTCAGCTTGGATGTGGAGGCAAACCTCCTGCACCAG GTGTCATTGCCGTTCCTGATCGTACACGGCGGGGCGGACAAGGTGACGGACCCTTCCGTGAGCGAGTTGCTGTATCGATCGGCGGCGAGCCAGGACAAGACGCTCAAGCTCTACCCAGGCATGTGGCATGCCCTCACCTCCGGTGAGTCGCCCAACAACATCCGGACAGTTTTCCAAGACATCATTGCTTGGCTGGACCACAGATCCTATAGAACGACGTCGTcgatggaggaggtggagctgaAGGCTAGACATGACGACCAACATCACCAGCAGCATGGCAACAAGTAG